The stretch of DNA CGATCACACGCGACTTCTACGAGGAGCGGCGCCGCAAGTGGCGCCGCTCCGCCTTCTGGCGGGGGGTGCTGGCCACCGTCCTGCTGATCGCGGGCAGCCTTGCCCTTGCGGGCTGGTTCCTGCGCGACGCCCATCCGGTCGGGCCGCACATCGCCCGGGTGGAAATCTGGGACGTCATCTATTCCGACCCCTGGCGCGACGAGATGCTGGTCGAGATCGCCGAGGATGACGACGCCCGCGCCCTGATCCTGAACATCGACAGCCCCGGCGGCACCGTCGTCGGCTCCGAGGCGCTGTACCTTGCCATCCGCCAGGTGGCCGAGGCCAAGCCGGTCGTCGTCACGATGGACGGGGCCGCCGCCTCCGGCGCCTACATGGCGGCCATCGCGGGGGACCACCTGATCGCGCGCGGCAACACCATCACCGGCTCGATCGGGGTCATCTTCGAATACGTCAACTTCGCCGAACTCATGGACCGCGTCGGCGTCGGGGTAGAGACGATCCGCTCTTCCGACCTCAAGGCCGACGCCTCGCCCCTGCGCGAACTCAGCCCCGAGGGCCGCGCCGCCGAACAGGCGCTGGTGGACGAGACGCAGGCGTGGTTCCGCGGCCTTGTCGCCGAGGCGCGCGGCCTCGAGGGCGCGGCGCTGGACGCGGTGACCGACGGCCGCACCTTCACCGGCCGCATGGCGGTCGAGAACGGCCTGATCGACGCCATCGGCGGCGAGGCCGAGGCGCTCGACTGGCTCGAATCGGTCGAGGAGGGCCTCTCCGAGCTGCCGGTAGAGACCTGGGCCCTGCCGGAAGAAGAGGAAACCCTGCTGCCGCGCTTCCTCGGCGCGGTGCTGGGCCTCGACACCCGCCTTCCCGACCTGTCCATGCCGAACGGGCCGCGGCTTATGGCGATCCTCAAATAAGGACTGCATTTTTCCCGGCCATGCGTTAAATCTGGGGCAGGAACGGGCTGGCCCCCGCCGGAGGGCCTGAAAGGAAACGGGATCCATGATCAAATCCGAACTGATCCAGAAGATCGCCGAGGAAAACCCCCATCTCTATCACCGCGATGTCGAACGCATCGTCGGCACGATCTTCGACCGCATCATCGAGGCCATGGCCGACGGCAACCGGGTCGAGCTGCGCGGCTTCGGCGCCTTCTCGGTCAAGAAGCGCGACGCCCGCATCGGCCGCAACCCGCGCACCGGCGAGTCCGTCCCGGTCGAAGAGAAATACGTCCCCTTCTTCAAGACCGGAAAGCTCTTGCGCGACCGGCTGAACGGCCAGGACTGACCCCGACAGAAGAAAGGGACGCACCCGTGCTGCGCACGATCAAACTCGTCTTTCTCGCCATTCTCATGCTTGCCATCGTCACGCTGGCGCTTGCCAATCGCGGGCCGGTGACGCTGAACCTGCTGCCCGAGGGCGTGGGCGCGATCCTGCCGCTCTCGATCGAGCTGCCGATGTTTCTCGTGATCCTCGCCTCGATCCTGACCGGGCTTCTGATCGGCTACATCCTCGAATGGCTGCGCGAGCACAAGCACCGCCGCCTTGCCGCCGAAAAGCAGCGCGAGGCGCAGCGCCTCTCGCGCGAGGTCGAGACGCTCAAGAAAAAGCACCTCTCGCCTGAAGACGAGGTGCTGGCGATCCTGGACAAGTCCACCCGCAATGCCTGACGGTCCGGGCCCGGTCCGGGTCAAGATCTGCGGACTGACGCGGGCCGGGGACCTGGCCGCAGCGGCGCGGCTGGGCGCGGCCTATGCCGGGTTCGTCTTCTTCCCGCCCTCGCCCCGCAACCTGTCGATGGACGCGGCGGCCGCCCTTGCAGCCGGCGCCCCCCCGGGCATCGCCAAGGTGGGGCTCGTGGTCGATCCCGACGACGCGCTGATCGACGCGCTGGCGGACCGGGTCGCGCTCGACATGCTGCAACTCCACGGCCACGAGACGCCCGAACGGGTCGCCGCCATCCGCGCCCGCAGCGGCCTGCCGGTGATGAAGGCGATCGGCGTGGCCGACGCGGCCGACCTGAAGGCCATCGACCTCTATTCCCGCGTCGCCGACCAGCTTCTGATCGACGCGAAACCGCCAAGGGACGCGGCCCTTCCCGGCGGCAACGCCCTGTCCTTCGACTGGCGCCTGATCCAGAACCGCCGCTGGTCCCTCCCGTGGATGCTCGCGGGCGGCCTGACCCCCGACAACGTGGCAGACGCCATCCGCCTGACCGGC from Halovulum dunhuangense encodes:
- the sppA gene encoding signal peptide peptidase SppA; amino-acid sequence: MDAITRDFYEERRRKWRRSAFWRGVLATVLLIAGSLALAGWFLRDAHPVGPHIARVEIWDVIYSDPWRDEMLVEIAEDDDARALILNIDSPGGTVVGSEALYLAIRQVAEAKPVVVTMDGAAASGAYMAAIAGDHLIARGNTITGSIGVIFEYVNFAELMDRVGVGVETIRSSDLKADASPLRELSPEGRAAEQALVDETQAWFRGLVAEARGLEGAALDAVTDGRTFTGRMAVENGLIDAIGGEAEALDWLESVEEGLSELPVETWALPEEEETLLPRFLGAVLGLDTRLPDLSMPNGPRLMAILK
- a CDS encoding LapA family protein; this translates as MLRTIKLVFLAILMLAIVTLALANRGPVTLNLLPEGVGAILPLSIELPMFLVILASILTGLLIGYILEWLREHKHRRLAAEKQREAQRLSREVETLKKKHLSPEDEVLAILDKSTRNA
- the ihfB gene encoding integration host factor subunit beta, with protein sequence MIKSELIQKIAEENPHLYHRDVERIVGTIFDRIIEAMADGNRVELRGFGAFSVKKRDARIGRNPRTGESVPVEEKYVPFFKTGKLLRDRLNGQD
- a CDS encoding phosphoribosylanthranilate isomerase, coding for MPDGPGPVRVKICGLTRAGDLAAAARLGAAYAGFVFFPPSPRNLSMDAAAALAAGAPPGIAKVGLVVDPDDALIDALADRVALDMLQLHGHETPERVAAIRARSGLPVMKAIGVADAADLKAIDLYSRVADQLLIDAKPPRDAALPGGNALSFDWRLIQNRRWSLPWMLAGGLTPDNVADAIRLTGARQVDVSSGVERARGVKDESLIASFIAAATGTAAPVFR